Below is a genomic region from Trichomycterus rosablanca isolate fTriRos1 chromosome 15, fTriRos1.hap1, whole genome shotgun sequence.
agtcttcatcagatagcattttattttaggtgcagcagatccagaataaagattggcatcggggctgatgtgcaatgaataaagaagtacaattaaacaattggggagatacaataagtgcaatcacaattcacaatttaaaaattacattacttacttgtaacttacttgtaacttatatgattcccccctttgtagatacccTAATTCtatagttgctaatttatcctgattactacgatgactgaatggcatttcccttaatgacacgatggagttgctccgaactgaggtgatggtagtcatgttgacgagatcactagctgctccaattatcgctacaccaggttacgtgtgacgcaagcacgtaagtgcgagccctcccggaacccatacagattgtattgcagtgcctacagttcggaaaaaaaagtgccttaacatgagagtctatgagagcaatccgggcgattttcaatcagactaAAATCAgaccaaaaggggcggtactgtacggaacacaactcgacgctgattggactacgatattcagaggcaagacatgATAGAAATAGAtagttgaatgtgatagaaaaatttcttccctttcgccctttggtggtgcgtcgcccgatcgccctcaggaacgagccgcccatgCTTTAATATCTCTAATGACTCATTTCTGGCCATTCAGTTAATAAACTTTCCAATTTATTCCAAAAATTCCAAACTCTGtgaaggccactggagttctgcCAAGTGGCAACTGTTGTAGCTGAAGTTTCAAAACTACAACAATAGCTCTCCTTAGATACTAAACAATTAGAGGATTTCATTAATATAAAAGTGATGTAACAGAGTGGTAACCATGTCCttcaactttttggaatgtgttgcatctTTTAAATTTGTAATGAGCGTAAATGTTACGcacatcttcttcttcttctccttgcctttgtcccgttcggttgcggggtcggctctcgggggatcacgatccgcgcatcgatttggcacaatttttacgccggatgcccttcctgacacaaccctccctattttatccgggcttgggaccggcactacaatgcactggtttgtgcatctagcggctaggtatctataggacaattcagtgtttccaattagcctggtggcatgtttttggactgtgggaggaaaccggagcacccggaggaaacccacgcggacacggggagaacatgcaaactccgcacagaaaggacccggaccgcctcacctggggatcgaacccaggaccttcttgctgtgaggcgacagtgctacccactaagccaccgtgccgccctataaaTGTTACGCACATGTTCtgttttaaattaaacacaGGTCAAAAAGAATTTGCAAATTATTGCCGTCCCAGTTTTTAGAATTGAATTTGTAATACAAAAGCCAACTAGAAAAGGTTGTATGGGAATTCACCTGCTCATTGCTGCAACAGCTACTTGGACTGTCTGGCACAGGCACCGGGACAAGCAGTGGTGAAATACAAAGAATGTCAATGCTTTCTGTATAATCAATCTTCTGCTGGCTGGTGAGCTGCTTGCTCTGCTTTTTTAACTTTCCTtctgctgctcctgtatttaggggtcaccacagcagatcattctggtcctgATTATATGATCACCTATCTGGGACAGTTTTTACGGCGagtgcccttcctgacgcaaccctccttgattctatctgggcttgggaccagcactgaaagCACACCGCAATTGCACCTACAAAAGACTTGGCTGTTTAGCCACCCCCtctcccttagacatagccagccatgtctgtgtagacaccagaCTGGCCAAGAgcagcactgagattcaaaccctggatccaagCGGTAGTGATCTAACAGTAAATGTTTTACTAATGCACCCGTACCctctattatacagtatatcctgTAATGAACaatcaataaatgtatttgaatttttttttttttaaataggtgtTGTCATAAGTGAAAGCATAATTAACTATTTTTTATAGATatttatatacgtatatactgtatgtagaaGTAAAATATAAGTAAAAATGTTGGGCATCTATGCTGGAGCAAAccaaattcattcattgtctgttttcccactgctgtatcctggtcagggtgacgGTGAGTAGGATTCActtggcgaaaggcaggaaacaccctggacaggtcaccagtccatcacagggcaaacacacacacattcacacataaggacaattttgtatctccaattacctgactgcatgtctttggactttgggacacagggagaacatgcaaactctgctctacctgggaatcgaacccaggaccttcttgctatgcgGCAACTGTGCTACCCCAAACCAGATTATCACAGACATATGCACTTGCATCATCAAAAATTTAGTTTTTAATACAAGCCAATGAACACAAAGGCACATTCTCAAGTGATCTGGCTAATCAGCATTCAGGCCCAAAAACAATGTGCAGCAAACCTGGTACtaaaaagaacaataataagTTGAAAAGATTTACAATCTGTGACATCAAAATGTATTTCATATCTATATATTAAGATGCTTatgttgtatgtgtatatacgttATTAAAGCACAGCAGGATGCAGGACAAGGCTGCGATTCAGATGCACATAACACTGCGATGTCCACGTCAGTTCACTGGGTTTTACAGTCCACGTCTCCTTCATTCGTCCCCTTCAGTTTCTTCAATTCCCTCATCAGCTCCTGTTCCAGCACCAGCATCTCTTTGGGCTTCTTATACTGAGATAGAATTGGAAGAAATGAATACAAACATGGTGAGCACTACTTCACTGCTCCAGATGAACTGAAATCAGATCTAATTTGAGAATAAACTATGATTTTGTAAGCATTTGGCCTTAGGATGGTCATTTAAGACTGGGTTTGACTTGTAATCCATACAATACATACAAACAGTTAGTAGTTTCGGTCTAAAAGCTTACACGCAGCTGTAGGACCACATCAGGTCATTCTCCTAAAAGCACCCTGCCAGCGTTGAGTAAAAAATCCGATTTTGCATCGTCCTAATTTGAATATACTGAATTTCCCTGTGCACTCCGAAAACCTTTGCCGGCTGCACGACAGCCACGCTGGCCGAGGAGGGCTGCCAGGCTGGCACGTGCTCCCTCTGTCACGTGTAAAGCTGCTGGCCACTTCTTTACACTAAATACTTTTGCATTTCTTTTAAGAATACAGCTTGTACACCagacacagtggtaccttgaaactcaacatcagtttgttctggaagtggcgtcgagtttaaaaggcgtcgagtttcaaggtattttttcccgtaagaatgtatgggaaacctgttaatgcattccatggtcccgctTTCAGGAGAATGACCTAATGTGGTCCATACATGTGTATGCGTGTAAGCTTTTACATTGAAACAACAAACCGTTTGTATGGATTACAAGTCAAACCCAGTCTTAAATGAATTTCTCAAAACTCCGAGCtagaacacaagtttaaaagtgaaacagaagaaaaatccaCCTGaaaacagatacatgtggatgctttcagagtgaatttgacactGCAATTTAACAAATTCAGATTCGTCTCCtagtcgcactttgatgatCAAGCATTGCTTACAATAAATGTTTTGTGTACACCAGATACTTTTAAGTGcttacaaaaacatttttctgCCCTAAAGATATTTAACGTCTTTAACTGCACATCAGTTACTTGAATGCTCCAAAAAACACATAATGTGCATACCAGATACTGTACTTTCACATTGAAAAGAAACTTTCATGTGCAGCAGATCATTTAAAGCTTGCACGAGACACTTTTACATGCACACAAAGTACTTAGCCTGTTAAACAGAAACATTTTCATGCGCTCCATATACTTTGCATGCTGATCCCCTTATAGTTTGACATGCACACCAATAACTTCTAGTGCTTGACAGTTTGTGTGTAGTTTATATCGTTTTGCATGCCTAAAATGGatttcttttgtatttattgttttactatatgtatttactatatactgtataccttTCTAAGCAGTAAGTGCTTTACTCATTAGGATCTTGGTGGGTTCAGCGGCACCTAAAAACACTAGGTGTGAGGCATGAATACAATACTAATCCATCACAAGCCAACACACACTTTATGCACTCAATCAGGCACTCAATCAGGCACTTACACCTTAGGCACTATCAGAGTAGGTatagatatacagtggggccaaaaagtatttagtcagttctcctacttagaaagatgagagaggtctgtaattttcatcataggtacacttcaactatgagagacaaaatgagaaaaaaataatccaggaaatcacattgtaggatttttaaagaatttatttgtaaattatggtggaaaataagtatttggtcaataacaaaagttcaactcaatactttgtaacataacctttgttggcaatgacagaggtcaaacgtttcctgtaagtcttcaccaggtttgcacacactgtagctggttttttgtcccattcctccatgcagatctcctctagagcagtgatgttttggggctgtcgctgggcaacacggactccacaaattttctatggggttgaggtctggagactggctaggccactccaggaccttgaaatgctttttacggagccactcctttgttgcccgagcggtgtgtttgggatcattgtcatgctggaagacccagccacgttccatcttcaatgctctcactgatggaaggaggttttggcttaaaatctcacgatacatggccccgttcattctttccttaacacggatcagtcgtcctgtccccactgcagaaaaacagccccaaagcatgatgtttccacccccatgcttcacagtaggtatggtgcaactcagcgttcttcttcctccaaacacgacgagttgagtttttaccaaaaagttccattttggtttcatctgactacatgatattctcccaatcctcttctggatcatccatatgctctctggcaaacttcagacgggcctggacatgtactggcttaagcagggggacacgcctggcactgcaggatttgagtccctctcagcgtagtgtgttactgatggtagcccttgttactttggtcccagctctctgcaggtcattcatcaggtccctccgtgtagttctgggatttttgctcaccgttctcatgatcattttgaccccacgggatcgagggagattatcaatggtcttgtatgtcttccattttcttacaattgctcccacagttgatttattcacaccaacctgcttgcctattgtagattcactcttcccagcctggtgcaggtctacagttttcttcctggtgtccttcgacagctctttggtcttggccaaggttgactgtttgaggctgtggacaggtgtcttttatacagataacaaggtcaaacaggtgccattaatacaggtaacaagtggaggacagaagagcctCTTAAAGAAgtagttacaggtctgtgagagccagaaatcttgcttgtttgttattgaccaaatacttattttccaccataatttacaaataaattctttaaaaatcctacaatgtgatttcctggattttttttctcattttgtctctcatagttgaagtgtacctatgatgaaattacagacctctctcatctttctaagtaggagaacctgcacaatcagtggctgactaaatactttttggccccattgtatacaccgatcaactgtaacattaaaaccacctccttgtttctacactcactgtccattttatcagctccacttaccatatagaagcactttgtagttctacaattactgagtgtagtccatctgtttctctgcatgctttgttagcccccttacatgctgttcttcaatggtcaggactctcccaggaccaccacagagcaggtattatttggatggtggataattctcagcactgcagtgacactgacatggtggtggtgtgttagtgtgtgttgtgctggtatgagtggataagacacagcagcactgctggagtttttaaacacctcactgtcactgctggactgagaatagtccaccaaccaaaaatatccagccaacagcgtcctgtgaccactgatgagagtctagaagatgaccaactcaaacggcagcaaaagatgagcgatcgtctctgactttacatctacaaggtgaaccaactaggtaggagtgtctaatagagtggacagtgagtggacacggtatttaaaaactctgatccactcataccagcacaacacacattaacacaccaccaccatgtcagtgtcactgcagtgctgagaatgatccaccacccaaataatacctgctctgtggtggtcctgtgggggtcctgaccattgaagaacagggtgaaagcaggctaaaaaagtatgtagagaaacagatggactacaatcagtaattgtagatctacaaagtgcttctgtatggtaagtggagctgataaaatggacagtaagtgtagaaagaaggaggtagttttaatgttatggctgatcagtgtatatacatatacaggtgtacagtacaatgaaattctttttccgcatatcccacCTAGTTTGGAAGCCAGGGTCAGAGCACAGTGTCAGATTTTGTATGACACCCCTGTAgctaagagggttaagggccttgctcgaagGCCCAACAGAGTGAGTAGTCAGAGACAAAAATGAAACCCAGATCCCTCACTAATCTGCAGAGTCCCCACACTGCCTATATTTAGTATAATGACCACATGTATAATTAGGCTGACGACATATAGAACAGTGCAATATAATACACAACATGATTTACAAAGCAAAGTATTACAGAATGAGATCATATAAAACATCTTAACATACACTGATGATTAAAGTGTTGTTGGCGTGGCTAAAGCTCAAGGCCGAGCTCTCCAGAGGCAGCTGGCAGCGGTCAAGGTCTGGAATATTGAATTTCTTGTAATACCTAGAAAAGAAGATGGGGAAAAGTAAACGCATTTAATCTGTCACTTGGGTCTATAGTTCCACCTGTAGGACAAGTGttgaaattacattacatttacatttacctcatttagcaaacacttttatccaaagtgaggTATAATTAAATACTATTTGAGGAACCAacggttaagggctttgctcaagggcaaaCAGTGGCGACGTGGctatggtggggcttaaactgacaaccttatgattattaattcagtaccttaactactgaactaccactgcacataacatacacatactagatcagccataacattaaaaccacctccttgtttctacacttactgtccattttatcagctccacttaccatatagaagcactttgtagttatacaattactaactggagtccatgtgtttctctgcatgctttgttagccccctttcatgctgttcttcaatggtcagaactctcccaggaccactacagagcaggtattatttaggtggtggatcattcccagcactgccgtgacactgacatggtggtggtgtgttagtgtgtgttgtcctggtatgagtggatcagacacagcagcgctgttggagtttttaaatactcactgtccactctattagacactcctacctagttggtccatcttgtagatgtaaagtcagagacgatcgctcatctgttgctgctgtttgagttggtcatcttctagacctttagcagtggtcacaggacgctccccacggggcgctgttggctagatatttttggatggtggactattctcagtccagcagtgacagtgaggtgtttaaaaactacccactgagccaccatgctgctctTTTATGTAAAGAGctctaggttttcagacagaaatCATAGAACATAACACCCTAAATCATTCACAAAAATCCACAAGTTACTGGTCCACTCGGATCTGAGCGTGAGAAACTGGCTATTCGTAGATGCAGACTTCTGACAGTCATAGCTCTGTGGTTACGGTACCATACTATTGGTCAAATGATTAAGGGTTTAAGCCGCACTACTGCTAGGATATCACTGCATGATGTTTCGGCTGTCAAATTTTAACATTCCTAAAATCAATCATAAAGACTTGAGTTACTTTTTGTTTGTGGTCCGGATGATGCAGCATCTTTCCAAAGGCTCTACTGAAATGTTGTAGGTTTCAGTAGGATACGGGATGTTACGGACCCTCCACTGGAAACTTGTCTTCGTGTCTCTGCGTATAAACACTGGCTGCGAAAGGAAATCAATGTGAAagtctttttaataaaaaaacataaattaaataaagattaccTTATGTTTAAAGATTATAACAGAAATCTATCCTTTAGCTGAAGTTAATTTATTTGAAGAAAGTGTATAACAGACACTGCCATCACCGTTTCAGTACAAAAAGTCTTCTTCTATAATGCTTGTTGACATGAATCAGAGTAACTGGAAAGCATCTTTATCCAAATATCCTCTCTTGTGGACTCAAAGGCTTGATTAACATGTGTTTAACATACCATTTTTGTATGAATTTTTCTACCAACCCCATGTTGGGTGTTTTTGTAGCTAAAAGCTTTATTTTTGCCTTACTTGACCATAGAACCTGACATCAAGTGAACTCACGATAGTGTAACAAACTCATTTGTGGTTAGATTTAGGAATAGTATCTTCTGCACTGTACAAGAAAGGCCAGAGCAGACTTCATTTGTTGAGAAGGCTCCAGTCTTTTTAAATACAGCGGGCCCTTCTCAACTCTTTTTACAActcagtggtggcatcagccattttCTATGGAGTTGTCTTCTGGGGTAGCGGCATTAAGacagcagacaggaagaaactgATCAGGAAGGCAAGTTCTGTCCTGGGCTTTGTAGAGGTGGTAGGTGAAAGAAGGATGATGGCCAAGCTGTCTTTCTTAATAGAGAACATTTCTCACCCACTGTATGAGAGAcagtggcagcactgggcagctcatTTAGTGACAGGCTTCTCAACCTGAGTTGCTCAAAGGAGGGATATCGCAGTTCCTTTCTTCCTGCTGCTGTCAGACTTTATAACCAGCACCTCCCCAAGCACAGACAATTATCACCATCACAGTAATTATGGTTTTATATctgcaatacattttataaaacagtgcaatattcaactttttttaagtttatatatacaggggttggacaaaataactgaaacacctggttttagaccacaataatttattagtatggtgtagggcctccttttgcggccaatacagcgtcaattcgtcttggaaatgacatatacaagtcctgcacagtggtcagagggattttaagccattcttcttgcaggatagtggccaggtcactacatgatgctggtggaggaaaacgtttcctgactcgcttctccaaaacaccccaaagtggctcaataatatttagatctggtgactgtgcaggccatgggagatgttcaacttcactttcatgttcatcaaaccaatctttcaccagtcttgctgtgtgtgttggtgcattgtcatcctgatacatggcaccgccattggatgcacatggtcctccagaatggttcggtagtccttggcagtgacgcgcccatctagcacaagtattgggccaagggaatgccatgatatggcagcccaaaccatcactgatccacccccatgcttcactctgggcatgcaacagtctgggtggtacgcttctttggggcttctccacaccgtaactctcccggatgtggggaaaacagtaaaggtggactcatcagagaacaatacatgtttcacattgtccacagcccaagatttgcgctccttgcaccattgaaaccgacgtttggcattggcacgagtgaccaaaggtttggctatagcagcccggccgtgtatatcgaccctgtggagctcccgacggacagttctggtggaaacaggagagttgaggtgcacatttaattctgccgtgatttgggcagccgtggttttatgttttttggatacaatccgggttagcacccgaacatccctttcagacagcttcctcttgcgtccacagttaatcctgttggatgtggtttgtccttcttggtggtatgctgacattaccctggataccgtggctcttgatacatcacaaagacttgctgtcttggtcacagatgagccagcaagacgtgcaccaacaatttgtcctcttttgaactctggtatgtcacccataatgttgtgtgcattgc
It encodes:
- the dpcd gene encoding protein DPCD, which translates into the protein MVTCGVVLLRELDNMAVQCWSDMLKAAKKTALISDGKRKVHYLFGDGTEMAEEYDMKTDELISRRLRNKTKLGGQGSWQVEVGETGSNPTETGDIKENSSNPVFIRRDTKTSFQWRVRNIPYPTETYNISVEPLERCCIIRTTNKKYYKKFNIPDLDRCQLPLESSALSFSHANNTLIISYKKPKEMLVLEQELMRELKKLKGTNEGDVDCKTQ